One genomic segment of Pseudomonadota bacterium includes these proteins:
- a CDS encoding aspartate kinase: MSAPRTIVQKYGGTSVGSVELIQRVAAKVAAVRERGDRIAVVVSAMGDHTDRLVDLAAGISREPNPREMDVLLSTGEQVSISLLAMALCERGIPARSFTGSQVRVRTTNIHRRARITAVEVARLQHSLDNGEVPVVAGFQGVDDDGDITTIGRGGSDTSAVALAVALKAYECQILTDVDGVYTTDPRMVPEARLLSRISFEEMLELAGQGSRVLHLRSVEFAAKYQVPLRVLSSFRPGAGTLICKEESNVEAPLISGIAFNRDEAQLTISGLPDTADCIARVLRPISAANIEVDMIVLATARDGLKDLSFTVHRDDYLEAQRIAQDVTNGFPGARLTSDDKVAKVAVVGVGMRSHAGVAAQLFESLAAQGVKALLISTSEIKIAVLVAEDKLESCVKRLHLDLGLNSPL, encoded by the coding sequence GTGAGCGCGCCTAGAACGATCGTCCAGAAATACGGCGGCACCTCGGTGGGTTCGGTGGAACTCATCCAGCGTGTCGCGGCCAAGGTCGCGGCCGTGCGCGAGCGCGGCGATCGCATCGCCGTGGTGGTCTCGGCCATGGGCGATCACACCGACCGCCTGGTCGATCTCGCCGCCGGCATTTCGCGCGAACCGAATCCGCGCGAAATGGACGTGTTGCTCTCGACCGGCGAGCAGGTTTCGATCTCGTTGCTCGCCATGGCGCTGTGTGAACGCGGCATTCCGGCAAGGTCATTCACCGGCAGCCAGGTGCGCGTTCGCACCACTAACATCCACCGGCGGGCGCGCATCACCGCCGTTGAGGTCGCCCGACTGCAGCACTCCCTCGACAACGGCGAGGTGCCGGTGGTCGCCGGCTTCCAGGGAGTCGACGACGACGGTGATATCACCACCATCGGCCGAGGTGGCTCCGATACCAGCGCGGTGGCTCTGGCAGTCGCACTCAAGGCATACGAATGCCAGATCCTCACCGATGTCGACGGCGTGTACACCACCGATCCGCGCATGGTTCCCGAAGCGCGGCTGCTGTCGCGTATCTCATTCGAAGAGATGCTCGAGCTTGCGGGCCAGGGTTCGCGCGTCCTGCACCTGCGCTCGGTCGAATTCGCAGCGAAATATCAGGTACCGCTGCGCGTGTTGTCGTCGTTCCGCCCCGGTGCCGGCACGCTCATTTGCAAAGAGGAATCGAACGTGGAAGCTCCGCTCATCTCAGGCATCGCGTTCAACCGGGACGAAGCCCAATTGACGATTTCGGGGCTGCCCGACACGGCCGACTGCATCGCACGCGTCCTCAGGCCGATCTCAGCGGCTAACATCGAGGTCGACATGATCGTGTTAGCCACGGCGCGCGATGGCCTCAAGGACTTGTCATTTACGGTGCATCGTGACGACTACCTCGAGGCACAGCGTATCGCGCAAGACGTCACGAACGGATTCCCGGGCGCGCGACTGACATCCGATGACAAGGTCGCGAAGGTCGCGGTTGTCGGAGTCGGCATGCGGTCGCATGCGGGCGTTGCGGCGCAACTCTTTGAATCGCTTGCGGCGCAGGGCGTGAAAGCGCTACTCATTTCCACGTCGGAGATAAAGATCGCCGTGTTGGTGGCGGAAGACAAACTCGAGTCTTGTGTCAAACGCCTGCACCTGGATCTGGGACTTAACAGCCCGTTATGA
- the recA gene encoding recombinase RecA yields the protein MDDNRKKALVAALSQIEKQFGKGSVMRLGDAAASYDVEAVSTGSLGLDIALGIGGLPRGRVIEIYGPESSGKTTLTLQVVAEIQKLGGTAAFVDAEHALDPSYAEKLGVNVNELLVSQPDTGEQALEIVDMLVRSGAVDLVVVDSVAALTPKAEIEGEMGEPQMGLHARLMSQALRKLTGNISRSNTMVIFINQIRMKIGVMFGNPETTTGGNALKFYASVRLDIRRIGAIKSGEEVVGNQTRVKVVKNKVAPPFREAEFEIMYGLGISREGEIIDMGSAQGIIEKSGAWYSYKGERIGQGKDNAREFLKGRPELAQEIELQIRAKLVPVKPARPELKSVGGKED from the coding sequence ATGGATGACAACCGCAAGAAGGCACTGGTTGCCGCACTGAGTCAGATCGAGAAGCAATTCGGCAAAGGTTCGGTCATGCGTCTCGGCGACGCGGCCGCCTCGTACGACGTCGAAGCCGTCTCCACCGGTTCGCTGGGCCTCGACATCGCGTTGGGTATCGGCGGCCTGCCGCGCGGTCGCGTCATCGAGATCTACGGGCCGGAGTCTTCCGGCAAGACCACGCTCACGCTGCAGGTGGTCGCCGAAATCCAGAAGCTGGGCGGTACCGCCGCGTTCGTGGATGCCGAACACGCGCTCGATCCTTCCTACGCCGAGAAGTTAGGCGTCAACGTCAACGAATTGCTCGTCTCGCAGCCGGACACGGGCGAACAGGCGCTCGAAATCGTCGACATGCTGGTGCGTTCCGGCGCGGTGGATCTCGTCGTCGTGGACTCGGTCGCCGCGCTCACGCCCAAGGCGGAGATCGAAGGTGAGATGGGCGAGCCGCAGATGGGCCTGCACGCGCGCCTCATGTCGCAGGCGCTGCGCAAGCTCACCGGCAACATCTCGCGCTCGAACACCATGGTCATCTTCATCAACCAGATCCGCATGAAGATCGGCGTGATGTTCGGCAACCCGGAGACGACCACCGGCGGCAACGCGCTCAAGTTCTATGCGTCCGTGCGTCTCGACATCCGCCGCATCGGCGCCATCAAGTCGGGCGAAGAAGTCGTCGGCAACCAGACGCGCGTCAAAGTGGTGAAGAACAAGGTCGCTCCGCCGTTCCGCGAAGCCGAGTTCGAAATCATGTACGGCCTCGGCATCTCGCGCGAAGGCGAAATCATCGACATGGGTTCGGCGCAGGGCATCATCGAAAAATCCGGTGCCTGGTACAGCTACAAGGGCGAGCGCATCGGTCAGGGCAAGGACAACGCCCGCGAATTCCTCAAGGGTCGTCCCGAGCTCGCGCAGGAAATCGAGCTGCAGATCCGCGCCAAGCTCGTGCCGGTGAAGCCGGCCCGCCCCGAGCTCAAGAGCGTCGGCGGCAAAGAGGACTGA
- a CDS encoding nicotinamide-nucleotide amidohydrolase family protein: MKIPSDQTLSALVREVGLRLHGSQRRLVAAESCTGGWIAKLVTDIAGSSEWFDCGFVCYSNAAKTRDLGVPEKLIETEGAVSDAVVRAMAEGALERTAGNVAIAVSGIAGPGGAVLGKPVGTVWFALALKFPDRVQCEGHLIQFNGDRDAVRRQAVEYALNLLKALPPPP; encoded by the coding sequence ATGAAAATCCCTTCCGATCAGACGCTGTCGGCGCTCGTGCGGGAAGTGGGGTTGCGGCTGCACGGGTCGCAACGCCGGCTGGTCGCCGCGGAATCCTGCACCGGCGGCTGGATCGCCAAACTCGTCACCGATATCGCCGGCAGTTCGGAGTGGTTCGACTGCGGCTTCGTGTGTTACTCGAACGCGGCCAAGACGCGCGACCTGGGCGTGCCCGAAAAGCTGATCGAAACCGAAGGCGCCGTGAGCGATGCGGTGGTACGCGCGATGGCCGAGGGCGCGTTGGAGCGTACGGCCGGGAACGTTGCGATCGCGGTCAGCGGCATCGCGGGCCCGGGCGGCGCGGTTCTGGGCAAACCCGTGGGCACGGTGTGGTTTGCGCTGGCGCTCAAGTTTCCCGATCGCGTCCAGTGCGAAGGGCATCTCATTCAATTCAACGGCGATCGCGATGCGGTGCGGCGGCAAGCGGTCGAATACGCGCTCAATCTGTTGAAGGCGTTGCCGCCGCCGCCGTGA
- the csrA gene encoding carbon storage regulator CsrA: protein MLILTRRVGESVVIGEDVTVTVLGVKGNQVRIGINAPKTVAVHREEIFERIKNGRAAGEGNVPAEGENTIAPRESLPA from the coding sequence ATGCTCATTTTGACGCGGCGGGTTGGCGAATCAGTGGTGATCGGCGAGGACGTGACCGTCACGGTACTCGGCGTGAAGGGCAATCAGGTGCGCATCGGTATCAATGCGCCGAAGACCGTTGCCGTGCACCGCGAAGAAATCTTCGAACGCATCAAGAATGGGCGCGCCGCGGGCGAGGGAAATGTGCCTGCCGAGGGTGAAAACACCATCGCCCCGAGGGAAAGCCTGCCCGCCTGA
- a CDS encoding Arm DNA-binding domain-containing protein, whose protein sequence is MLTDTQARAAKKGIRTRRLADAGGLYLQIDPNGRRYWRYNYRFAGKQKTLTHFHSPL, encoded by the coding sequence ATGCTCACCGACACGCAAGCTCGTGCTGCAAAAAAAGGCATTCGGACGCGCCGCCTCGCGGACGCTGGGGGTTTATACCTTCAGATCGATCCGAACGGCCGGCGCTACTGGCGCTACAACTATCGCTTCGCCGGCAAGCAAAAGACGCTCACCCACTTTCATTCGCCGCTTTAG
- a CDS encoding regulatory protein RecX has product MRRPGGKKPLDEKVAGDPKAAHTAAVTFLARRDFSTAELRRKLKERGYLPPAIESALADLESHRLVDDRRYGDNLVAARARRGQGPARIRNELRRAGLNAEAVQTTMDQAKEDGPDFLKLARATRARKFGDVVPKDRKERARQARFLQYRGFSTDHIRAVLEGAPDDDSDLDPGSEPV; this is encoded by the coding sequence ATGCGCCGGCCGGGCGGAAAAAAGCCTCTCGACGAAAAGGTCGCAGGCGATCCCAAGGCCGCTCACACGGCCGCGGTCACCTTCCTCGCCCGGCGGGATTTTTCCACCGCCGAATTGCGCCGCAAGCTCAAGGAGCGCGGCTACCTCCCGCCCGCCATCGAATCCGCGCTCGCGGATCTCGAGTCCCATCGGCTGGTCGACGATCGGCGTTATGGTGACAACCTGGTCGCGGCACGGGCGCGCCGGGGGCAGGGCCCAGCCCGTATCCGCAACGAACTGCGCCGGGCGGGCCTCAACGCCGAGGCCGTCCAGACCACCATGGACCAGGCCAAGGAGGACGGGCCGGACTTCCTGAAGCTGGCCAGGGCAACCCGGGCCCGCAAGTTCGGCGACGTAGTCCCGAAAGACCGCAAAGAACGCGCGCGGCAGGCCAGATTTTTGCAATACCGAGGCTTTTCAACGGATCATATCCGCGCTGTTCTGGAGGGGGCCCCCGATGATGATTCGGACCTCGATCCGGGCAGCGAACCCGTTTAA
- the alaS gene encoding alanine--tRNA ligase: protein MSAADVRRAFLEFFRDRGHTVVASSSLVPGNDPTLLFTNAGMVQFKDCFLGKEKRDYVRATTSQRCVRAGGKHNDLENVGYTARHHTFFEMLGNFSFGDYFKKDAIRFAWDFVTGTLKIDPARLMVTVYATDDEAFDLWHKEAGVPKEKIVRIGDKPGGGSDNFWQMGETGPCGPCTEIFYDHGAHIPGGPPGSPDQDGDRWVEIWNLVFMQFDRSADGKLTPLPKPSVDTGAGLERMSAVMQGVTNNYDIDLFKNLVKAAAALANTTDLTNSSLRVIADHIRACTFLIIDGVTPSNEGRGYVLRRIIRRAIRHGYKLGIKDAFFYKLVATLASEMAVAFPELTTGRALAERVLKQEEERFAETLANGMQLLDGAFAAAKGGKTLDGETVFKLYDTYGFPVDLTADIARERGVSIDHAGYEAAMEVQRKQSQAASKFGVDLSGGIQLEGKTSFLGYEATTDVGKVVALLKAGATVQELNAGEEGEVVLDRTPFYAESGGQVGDAGELGNVSANFQVTDTQKRGAAYSHLGTLTKGIIKIGDSLAANVDSVRRDAIKANHSATHLLHAALRKVLGTHVQQKGSLVAPDRLRFDFSHFQAITADELTQIERLVNAEIRRNTAAETREMPYDTAVAQGAIALFGEKYEKDVRVLRMGDFSMELCGGTHVARSGDIGIFKILSESGVAAGVRRIEAITAEGALDYVEHTDALIKEVAGLVRGSRDDVKTKVADALERIRQLEKENRELKNKLASGQGTDLSAGATDIAGVKLVAAQVDGADAGALRNAVDQLKDKLKSAVIVLASVDATNKITLVAGVTADQTGKVKAGELVGNVAGQVGGKGGGRPDFAQAGGNNPAALGAALSSVEAFVRAKLGA, encoded by the coding sequence ATGAGCGCGGCGGACGTCCGTCGCGCCTTCCTCGAATTTTTCCGCGATCGTGGCCACACCGTGGTCGCATCCTCCAGCCTCGTTCCGGGCAATGACCCGACGCTGCTCTTCACCAACGCCGGCATGGTGCAGTTCAAGGACTGCTTCCTCGGCAAGGAAAAGCGCGACTACGTGCGCGCCACCACCAGCCAGCGCTGCGTACGCGCCGGTGGCAAACACAACGACCTCGAGAATGTCGGCTACACCGCGCGCCATCACACCTTCTTCGAGATGCTCGGCAACTTCTCCTTCGGCGACTACTTCAAGAAGGACGCGATCCGGTTCGCCTGGGATTTCGTCACCGGCACTTTGAAGATCGACCCGGCGCGGCTGATGGTCACCGTGTACGCCACGGACGACGAAGCGTTCGACCTCTGGCACAAAGAAGCCGGCGTTCCGAAAGAGAAGATCGTGCGCATCGGCGACAAACCGGGCGGCGGCTCGGACAATTTCTGGCAGATGGGCGAAACCGGTCCCTGCGGCCCGTGCACCGAAATCTTCTACGACCACGGTGCGCACATCCCCGGCGGCCCTCCCGGCTCGCCCGATCAGGACGGCGATCGCTGGGTCGAGATCTGGAACCTGGTGTTCATGCAGTTCGACCGCTCGGCGGACGGCAAGCTCACACCGCTGCCGAAACCCTCGGTCGATACCGGCGCGGGGCTCGAGCGCATGTCGGCGGTGATGCAGGGCGTCACCAACAACTACGACATCGATCTGTTCAAGAACCTCGTGAAGGCCGCGGCCGCGCTCGCGAACACCACGGATCTCACCAATAGCAGCCTGCGAGTGATCGCGGATCACATCCGCGCCTGCACGTTCCTCATCATCGACGGCGTTACGCCTTCGAACGAGGGCCGCGGCTATGTGCTCCGGCGCATCATCCGCCGCGCGATCCGCCACGGTTACAAACTCGGCATCAAGGACGCGTTCTTCTACAAGCTGGTCGCCACGCTCGCCAGCGAGATGGCGGTGGCATTCCCCGAGCTAACTACCGGCAGGGCGCTGGCGGAGCGCGTGCTCAAGCAGGAAGAAGAACGCTTCGCCGAAACGCTCGCCAACGGCATGCAATTGCTCGACGGCGCGTTCGCAGCGGCCAAGGGCGGCAAGACGCTCGACGGCGAAACCGTCTTCAAGCTCTACGACACGTATGGTTTCCCGGTCGACCTCACCGCCGACATTGCGCGCGAGCGCGGCGTCTCCATCGACCACGCCGGCTACGAGGCCGCGATGGAAGTGCAGCGTAAACAATCGCAGGCGGCCAGCAAGTTTGGCGTCGATCTCTCGGGCGGCATCCAGCTCGAAGGCAAGACCAGTTTCCTGGGCTACGAAGCCACCACCGACGTCGGCAAGGTCGTCGCGTTGTTGAAGGCCGGCGCGACGGTGCAGGAATTGAATGCGGGCGAAGAAGGCGAAGTCGTTCTCGACCGCACTCCTTTTTATGCAGAGTCGGGCGGCCAGGTTGGCGATGCGGGCGAGCTCGGCAATGTCAGCGCGAACTTCCAGGTCACCGACACGCAGAAGCGCGGCGCCGCGTACTCGCACCTGGGCACGCTCACGAAGGGCATCATCAAGATCGGCGACAGCCTCGCTGCGAACGTTGATTCGGTGCGCCGCGATGCCATCAAGGCCAATCACTCGGCCACACATCTTTTACACGCCGCGTTGCGCAAGGTGCTCGGCACCCACGTTCAGCAGAAAGGCTCGCTGGTGGCGCCCGATCGCCTGCGTTTCGATTTCTCGCATTTCCAGGCGATCACCGCCGACGAGCTCACGCAGATCGAACGCCTGGTGAACGCCGAGATCCGCAGAAACACCGCAGCCGAAACGCGCGAGATGCCGTACGACACGGCCGTCGCGCAAGGCGCCATCGCGTTGTTCGGCGAGAAATACGAAAAGGACGTGCGTGTGCTGCGCATGGGCGATTTCTCGATGGAGCTGTGCGGCGGCACCCACGTCGCCCGTTCGGGCGATATCGGCATCTTCAAGATCTTGAGTGAAAGCGGCGTCGCGGCGGGCGTGCGCCGCATCGAAGCCATCACTGCCGAAGGCGCGCTCGATTACGTTGAACACACCGATGCGCTGATCAAGGAAGTCGCCGGCCTCGTGCGCGGCTCGCGCGACGATGTGAAGACCAAGGTGGCCGATGCGCTCGAGCGCATCCGCCAGCTCGAGAAAGAAAACCGCGAGCTCAAGAACAAGCTCGCGAGCGGGCAGGGCACGGATCTTTCAGCAGGCGCCACGGATATCGCGGGCGTGAAACTGGTCGCAGCGCAGGTCGACGGCGCCGACGCGGGCGCGCTGCGCAATGCCGTCGACCAGCTCAAGGACAAACTCAAGTCCGCCGTCATCGTGCTCGCCTCGGTCGATGCCACTAACAAGATCACGCTCGTGGCCGGCGTCACCGCCGACCAGACGGGCAAGGTGAAAGCCGGTGAACTTGTCGGCAACGTTGCCGGGCAGGTAGGCGGAAAGGGCGGTGGCCGTCCGGACTTCGCTCAAGCGGGAGGCAACAATCCCGCGGCATTGGGCGCTGCATTGTCGAGCGTCGAGGCATTCGTGCGTGCCAAACTCGGTGCGTGA
- the thpR gene encoding RNA 2',3'-cyclic phosphodiesterase: MSSLRLFFALVPCAQAGTSLVAEVAPLVAQLQAQAVPAQNLHATLCFVGAVESERLDALRAVAATLRGDRATLTFDALEIWDKPKILCATAGIGGGAQPAAELAQHLGEAIIAAGFSPDIKPFRPHFTLGRKVRSELAAGLEWPRPLAMPLVMRADRFALMESRRTEAGSLYSVVDTWPLDSRET, encoded by the coding sequence GTGAGCTCGTTGCGGCTCTTCTTTGCGCTGGTGCCGTGTGCGCAAGCGGGTACGTCTCTGGTCGCCGAAGTTGCGCCGCTCGTCGCGCAGCTGCAGGCGCAGGCGGTGCCCGCGCAGAATCTCCATGCCACACTGTGTTTCGTTGGCGCGGTCGAGAGTGAACGACTCGATGCGCTGCGCGCGGTGGCGGCGACGCTGCGTGGCGACCGGGCAACGCTGACGTTCGATGCGCTCGAGATCTGGGACAAGCCGAAGATTTTGTGCGCGACCGCAGGGATTGGTGGTGGCGCACAGCCTGCCGCCGAACTCGCGCAACATCTCGGCGAGGCCATCATCGCCGCGGGTTTTTCTCCGGACATCAAACCGTTCCGTCCGCATTTCACGTTGGGCCGCAAGGTGCGCAGTGAATTGGCGGCGGGCCTCGAATGGCCACGGCCGCTTGCAATGCCTTTGGTGATGCGCGCGGATCGATTCGCGTTGATGGAGAGCAGGCGGACTGAAGCGGGCTCACTATACAGTGTCGTCGACACATGGCCACTGGATAGCCGAGAAACTTAG
- a CDS encoding alpha/beta fold hydrolase yields the protein MAREAAVFVHGLWLTGAESALLRRRLAAQHGFACHSFSYPTVGSSMEPVLERLTRFVSSIEADRLHFVGHSLGGIVLHRYFEIARDLPPGRVVFLGSPAVKSKTAERVGKLPVLSRLIGRMVINELVTPSGAREWRNERELGLIAGSRPLGLGRFFARFDEDCDGTIGVSETKLPGHTAHVTLPVSHMGMLASRGVAEQVGEFLAHGRFVS from the coding sequence ATGGCGCGCGAAGCCGCAGTCTTCGTTCACGGATTGTGGCTCACCGGTGCCGAGTCGGCGCTTTTGCGGCGGCGATTGGCCGCGCAACACGGCTTCGCCTGCCACAGCTTCAGCTACCCGACCGTGGGTAGTTCGATGGAGCCGGTGCTCGAGCGACTCACGCGTTTCGTCAGCAGCATCGAGGCCGACCGCCTGCATTTCGTCGGCCATAGCCTGGGCGGCATCGTGCTGCATCGCTATTTCGAGATCGCGAGGGATCTGCCGCCGGGCCGCGTGGTGTTCCTCGGTTCACCAGCCGTCAAGAGCAAGACCGCCGAGCGCGTGGGCAAGCTGCCGGTATTGTCGCGGCTCATCGGCCGCATGGTCATCAACGAACTCGTTACGCCCAGCGGCGCGCGCGAATGGCGCAACGAACGCGAGCTCGGTTTGATCGCGGGCTCGCGGCCGCTCGGTCTCGGCCGCTTCTTCGCGCGTTTCGACGAGGATTGCGACGGCACCATTGGCGTCAGCGAGACCAAACTACCGGGCCACACCGCGCATGTCACCTTGCCGGTGAGCCACATGGGAATGCTGGCTTCGCGCGGCGTGGCGGAGCAAGTGGGCGAATTCCTCGCCCATGGCCGCTTCGTTTCGTAG
- the mutS gene encoding DNA mismatch repair protein MutS yields the protein MNQNAASQHTPMMQQYLRIKAEHPNTLLFYRMGDFYELFYDDARRAAKLIDITLTSRGQSAGEPIPMAGVPYHSVETYLARLVRKGESVALCEQIGDPAKSKGPVERQVVRVVTPGTVTDDALLEQRRETLLAAVVRRADKEGVRFGLAWLDLAAGRFNVLECDGDNALEAELERLKPAELLGPEDQAGELGEITQGELRSRPPWHFELSSASRLLTDQLGTLDLRGFGADDLPLAIAAAGGLLQYVRETQKTALPHINTLVVEERGDALHLDAATRRNLEIDVSLSGQDSATLFALLDATVTPMGSRALRRWLNRPLTNQQELRRRYQAIALLVDARRFEGLREPLRAIGDVERILARVALRSARPRDLTSLRGSIGALPGLRAALKRIEAPLIVELTDTIGEHADVFDLLQQAIAEEPSVVLREGDVIAPGYDAELDELRQISTHTDEFLLELERRERERSGIPSLKLSYNRVSGFFIEVNRQHAERVPKDYIRRQTVKSAERFITAELKGFEDKVLGARDKALAREREIYDIVLTQLIDRLGALQATAGALSSIDVLTALAERAAELGWTEPTLVAETRLEIRGGRHPVVEHFIEGAFVPNDLVLDASRRMLVVTGPNMGGKSTYMRQGALIALLAHVGSFVPAEKFICGPLDRIFTRIGAGDDLAGGRSTFMVEMTEAANILNNATDKSLILMDEIGRGTSTFDGLSLAWAVARHIARVNRSFTLFATHYFELTSLANEVDGCANVHLDATEHRDGIVFLHAVKEGPASRSYGLAVAQLAGVPREVIAAAREYLAALEKGGGAQTDAAHNPRSRGRAASTHTPQAQLPLEPPAAAPPDPRLLELEAALRAVSADDLTPRAALDLVYKLRALLG from the coding sequence ATGAACCAGAACGCCGCCAGCCAGCACACGCCGATGATGCAGCAATACCTGCGCATCAAGGCCGAACACCCGAACACGCTCCTCTTCTATCGCATGGGCGATTTCTACGAGCTGTTCTACGACGACGCGCGGCGCGCGGCGAAACTCATCGACATCACGCTGACCTCGCGCGGGCAATCCGCGGGCGAGCCGATTCCGATGGCGGGCGTGCCGTATCACAGCGTCGAGACTTATCTGGCTCGCCTCGTACGCAAGGGCGAATCCGTCGCGTTGTGCGAGCAGATCGGTGATCCCGCGAAATCGAAGGGACCGGTCGAACGGCAGGTGGTGCGCGTGGTCACGCCGGGCACCGTCACCGATGACGCGCTGCTGGAACAACGCCGTGAAACACTGCTGGCCGCCGTGGTGCGGCGCGCGGACAAGGAAGGCGTGCGTTTCGGCCTCGCCTGGCTGGACCTCGCTGCCGGCCGCTTCAACGTGCTCGAGTGCGACGGCGACAACGCGCTCGAAGCCGAGCTCGAACGCCTCAAGCCCGCCGAGTTGTTAGGCCCCGAGGACCAGGCGGGAGAACTGGGCGAGATCACCCAGGGCGAATTGCGCTCGCGGCCGCCGTGGCACTTCGAACTCTCCAGCGCCTCGCGGCTGCTGACTGATCAGCTCGGCACGCTCGATCTGCGTGGCTTCGGCGCCGACGATCTGCCGCTCGCGATCGCGGCCGCCGGCGGTCTGCTGCAGTACGTGCGCGAAACGCAGAAGACTGCGCTGCCGCACATCAACACATTGGTAGTCGAGGAGCGCGGCGACGCGTTGCATCTCGACGCGGCGACGCGCCGCAATCTGGAAATCGACGTGTCGCTGTCGGGGCAGGATTCCGCGACGTTGTTTGCGCTGCTCGATGCGACGGTGACACCGATGGGCTCGCGCGCCCTGCGCCGCTGGCTCAATCGCCCGCTGACCAATCAACAGGAACTGCGACGCCGCTACCAGGCGATCGCGCTGCTGGTCGACGCGCGGCGCTTCGAAGGATTGCGCGAACCGCTGCGCGCCATCGGCGACGTCGAGCGCATTCTCGCCCGCGTCGCGTTGCGCAGCGCGCGGCCGCGCGACCTCACGTCCCTGCGCGGCTCCATCGGCGCGCTGCCCGGCCTGCGCGCCGCATTGAAACGCATCGAGGCGCCGCTCATCGTCGAGCTGACCGACACCATCGGCGAACACGCCGACGTGTTCGATCTCCTGCAGCAGGCGATCGCGGAAGAACCGTCTGTGGTGCTGCGCGAAGGCGATGTGATCGCCCCCGGCTACGACGCCGAGCTCGATGAGCTGCGGCAGATATCCACTCACACGGATGAATTCCTGCTCGAGCTCGAGCGGCGCGAACGCGAACGTTCCGGCATTCCGTCGCTCAAGCTGTCGTACAACCGCGTGTCCGGCTTCTTCATCGAAGTGAATCGACAACACGCCGAACGCGTGCCGAAGGATTACATCCGTCGCCAGACGGTGAAATCCGCCGAGCGCTTCATCACCGCCGAGCTCAAGGGCTTCGAAGACAAGGTGCTCGGCGCGCGCGACAAGGCGCTGGCGCGTGAGCGCGAGATCTACGACATCGTTTTGACGCAGCTCATCGATCGGCTGGGTGCGCTGCAGGCTACGGCCGGCGCGCTGTCCTCCATCGATGTGTTGACCGCGCTGGCGGAGCGCGCCGCCGAACTCGGCTGGACGGAGCCCACGCTGGTCGCGGAGACGCGGCTCGAAATCCGCGGCGGCCGCCATCCCGTGGTCGAGCATTTCATCGAGGGCGCGTTCGTGCCCAACGACCTGGTGCTCGACGCCTCGCGGCGCATGTTGGTGGTCACGGGACCTAACATGGGCGGCAAGTCCACCTACATGCGCCAGGGCGCGTTGATCGCGCTGCTCGCGCACGTCGGCAGCTTCGTGCCGGCGGAGAAATTCATCTGTGGCCCGCTCGATCGCATCTTCACGCGCATCGGCGCGGGGGACGATCTCGCCGGCGGCCGTTCCACGTTCATGGTGGAAATGACCGAAGCGGCCAACATCCTCAACAACGCGACGGACAAGAGTCTCATCCTCATGGACGAGATCGGCCGCGGCACCAGCACGTTCGATGGTCTGTCGCTCGCGTGGGCGGTGGCGCGCCACATCGCCCGCGTGAACCGTTCGTTCACCTTGTTTGCGACTCACTACTTCGAACTGACCAGCCTCGCGAACGAAGTCGACGGCTGCGCGAACGTGCATCTGGACGCCACCGAACATCGCGACGGAATCGTGTTTCTGCACGCGGTGAAGGAAGGGCCGGCGAGCCGCAGCTACGGACTTGCGGTGGCGCAGCTCGCGGGCGTGCCGCGCGAAGTCATCGCCGCCGCGCGCGAATATCTCGCGGCGCTGGAAAAAGGCGGCGGTGCGCAGACCGACGCCGCGCACAACCCACGTTCGCGTGGCCGCGCCGCATCGACGCACACGCCGCAGGCGCAGTTGCCGCTGGAGCCACCGGCGGCTGCGCCGCCCGACCCGCGCTTGTTGGAGCTCGAGGCGGCGTTGCGCGCGGTCAGCGCGGACGACCTGACGCCGCGCGCGGCGCTGGATCTCGTTTACAAGTTGCGGGCGCTGCTCGGCTGA